A part of Rhinolophus ferrumequinum isolate MPI-CBG mRhiFer1 chromosome 11, mRhiFer1_v1.p, whole genome shotgun sequence genomic DNA contains:
- the LOC117030601 gene encoding olfactory receptor 56A1, which produces MALPSNHSTAPASEFLLICFPNYQSWQHWLSLPLSLLFLLAMVANGILLITIRLEAFLHQPVYYLLSLLSLLDMVLCLTVIPKVLAIFWFDLRSISFSACFLQMFIMNSLLPMESCTFMVMAYDRYVAICHPLRYSSIITDKFVAKASVFIVIRNALVAAPIPILTARLHYCGKKVIENCICANLSVSRLSCDNFTLNRIYQFVAGWTLLGSDFILIILSYTFILRTVLKIKAEGAAVKALSTCGSHFILILFFSTILLVVVLTNVSRKRVPMDILILLNVLHHLIPPALNPIVYGIRTKEIKQGIQKLLHRGI; this is translated from the coding sequence ATGGCACTGCCCAGCAACCACTCCACTGCTCCAGCCTCCGAATTCCTCCTCATCTGCTTCCCTAACTACCAGAGTTGGCAGCACTGGCTGTCCCTACCCCTcagtctcctcttcctcctggccaTGGTGGCCAATGGTATTCTTCTGATCACCATCCGGCTGGAGGCCTTTCTCCACCAGCCCGTGTACTACCTGCTCAGCCTCCTCTCTCTGCTGGACATGGTGCTCTGCCTCACCGTCATCCCCAAGGTCCTGGCCATCTTCTGGTTTGACCTCAGGTCCATCAGCTTCTCTGCCTGCTTCCTCCAGATGTTCATCATGAACAGTTTACTCCCCATGGAGTCCTGCACATTCATGgtcatggcctatgaccgctacgTGGCCATCTGCCACCCACTACGATACTCATCCATCATCACTGACAAATTTGTGGCCAAGGctagtgttttcattgtcataCGAAATGCCCTTGTCGCTGCACCCATTCCTATTCTCACTGCCCGGCTTCATTATTGTGGAAAAAAAGTCATTGAGAACTGCATCTGTGCCAACCTTTCGGTGTCCAGGCTCTCCTGTGACAATTTCACTCTTAACAGAATCTACCAGTTTGTGGCTGGTTGGACCTTACTGGGCTCAGATTTCATCCTCATCATCCTTTCCTACACCTTCATTCTAAGAACTGTGCTTAAGATCAAGGCTGAGGGGGCTGCAGTCAAAGCCCTGAGCACTTGTGGCTCCCATTTCAtccttattctcttctttagcaCCATCTTGCTGGTTGTGGTGTTGACAAATGTGTCCAGGAAGAGGGTCCCCATGGACATTCTGATCTTGCTCAATGTCCTTCATCACCTCATACCTCCTGCTTTGAACCCTATTGTATATGGGATTCggaccaaagaaataaaacaaggaatTCAGAAATTGCTGCATAGAGGGATATGA